The Dehalococcoidales bacterium DNA segment ATGAATATCTTCTTAAACCCATGAACTGTCTTTATCATATTATGATATTTAATTCCCGGCGACGAAGCTACCGTGAATTGCCCTTGCGTTATGCTGAGTGGGGTACCGTCTATCGTTACGAACCTTCGGGCACTTTGCATGGCCTTTCAAGGGTGCGCGGATTTACCCAGGATGATTCTCATATATTTTGCCGTTATAGCCAGCTGGAAGATGAAGTGACCAATGTTCTTGATCTGGCAATGTTTATGATTAAAACTTTTGGCTTTGACCGCTATCAGGTAAAGCTGTCCACCCGGCCGGAGAAGTTTACCGGCACCGAACAGATGTGGGAACACGCTACTTCGACTTTACAAAAAGCGCTTGAGAAAAAAGGCATTGCATATCAAGTTGATCCTGGGGAGGGGGTATTTTACGGTCCGAAAATCGATATTAAATTCGAAGACGCAATGAAACGTGCGTGGCAGGGTCCAACCATACAGGTAGATTTTAATAATCCGCAAAGATTTAACGTTACCTATACCGGCGAAGATGGCCAGGAACAACCAGTGGCTATGGTTCATCGCACCGTTCTCGGTAGTATGGAGCGTTTCATGGCGTGTCTAATAGAGCATTTCGGCGGAGCTTTCCCGTTATGGCTTGCTCCAGTGCAAGTTATGGTTTTACCTGTAGCGGATCGTCACATAGAATACGCAAATACGGTTGCGCAAGAGCTAAGGAACAATCTGATCAGAGTGGAAGTCGATACAAGTTCTTCCACTGTGAATCATAAAATTCGCGATGCCCAGATGAAAAAGGTCCCCTGTATGTTAATTTTGGGGGATAAAGAACTTCAGGCTGGGAATATATCTGTACGCTGGCGTGATGGAAAGCAGGATAATGGGATTGCGGTTAGTGCCCTGCTTGATAGCCTGATTGACTCCATTAGAGACAAAGTCTTATAATCTCAATCTTGATTAGCTTTGATGACTATGTTATAGTCAGGCTGATGATTCATAAACCGGGAGGTAGTGACAAACATAATTAAAGAACTACGCGTTAACGAAAAAATCAGGGGCAAGGAGGTGCGTGTTGTTGGTGAAAAAGGGGAGCAGTTAGGCATATTAACAGTCGCTCAAGCGCTGGAAGCTGCTAACCGCTATAACCTGGACTTGGTAGAGGTAGCGCCAACGGCAGTACCGCCCGTATGCCGTTTAATGGATTACGGCAAATTCAAATACGAACAGACAAAGAAAGAGCGTGAAGCAAAGAGGAACCAGAAGCAATCACTGCTACGAGAGATACGGCTCAGGCCAAAAATTGGTGAGCACGATTTTGAATCCAAGGCTAAAATTGCCAGAAAGCTTCTTGAGGATGGAGACAAAGTAAAGGTAACCATAATGTTCAGGGGGCGTGAGAATGCCCACCCTGAGCTTGGTATTAGATTAATCGGCCGTATGGCGGAGCGTTTATCAGAAGTTGCTTCAGTGGAAAGGGATGCGATAAGGGAAGGGGGAAGATTGCACGCCATTCTTTCACCGTTGCCGAATATTAAACCAAAAGTTAAAGAGGGGATTAAAGAGAAAGATGCCGAAGTTAAAAACGCACAAGGGAGCTAAAACCCGGTTTCATGTTACCGGTACCGGTAAAATTATGCGTACTAAAGGAATGAAGAGCCATTTAAGACGAAAGAAATCCTATAGGGTGAAGTCTTTGTTTGACGAGACTATTCCGGTCAGCCCCGTTGACCGTAAAAGGATAAGCCGGCTTATACCTTATGGGGCTTAATTTTTAGAGGAGTAGAAGGTTGAGGATTAAAACAGGTGTAACTGCACATCATCGACATAAAAAAGTATTAGCGCTAACAAAAGGCCAGAGAGCAAGCCGTCGTTCGTTGTACCGCCGGGCTCATGAGTCCATGTTGCATTCATTGAGCTACGCATATGCTCATCGGCGCGAGCGCAAATCAGACATGCGCAGGCTGTGGATAACACGAATTAATGCAGCAGTGCAATCCAACGGGATGAGCTACAGCCATTTCATTAATGGCCTGAGAAAAGCTTGCATTGATATAGACAGGAAAATGCTGGCAGACCTGGCGGTTAGGCAGCCGGATGCGTTCACCAAGTTGGTAGAAACCGCCCGAGCAGCTTAAATAGCTTAAAACTTTAATAGAATGAATAAGCCCCGCATTAAATATGCGGGGCTTATAAGTTGT contains these protein-coding regions:
- the rplT gene encoding 50S ribosomal protein L20 → MRIKTGVTAHHRHKKVLALTKGQRASRRSLYRRAHESMLHSLSYAYAHRRERKSDMRRLWITRINAAVQSNGMSYSHFINGLRKACIDIDRKMLADLAVRQPDAFTKLVETARAA
- the rpmI gene encoding 50S ribosomal protein L35, whose protein sequence is MPKLKTHKGAKTRFHVTGTGKIMRTKGMKSHLRRKKSYRVKSLFDETIPVSPVDRKRISRLIPYGA
- the infC gene encoding translation initiation factor IF-3 — translated: MTNIIKELRVNEKIRGKEVRVVGEKGEQLGILTVAQALEAANRYNLDLVEVAPTAVPPVCRLMDYGKFKYEQTKKEREAKRNQKQSLLREIRLRPKIGEHDFESKAKIARKLLEDGDKVKVTIMFRGRENAHPELGIRLIGRMAERLSEVASVERDAIREGGRLHAILSPLPNIKPKVKEGIKEKDAEVKNAQGS